Genomic window (Actinomycetota bacterium):
TTGCACACCAACGACTACCGCGGGAAGGTCGTGGCGGTCCGGGTGAACGACGTGACCACCCGGTGGGCGTACGCCGACATCGTCGAGGTGGTGGGCCGCGCCCACGGCCGTCTCGACTGCCTGATGATCCCCAAGGTGCAGGACGCCGGGCAGCTGTGGTTCGTCGAGCACCTGCTCAACCAGCTCGAGGCGGAGCTGGGGGGGACGTCCGATGGTGGAGGGCACCGCGACCGGCTCGGGTTGGAGGTCCAGATCGAGACGGGGACCGGGTCGGTGAACATGACCGAGATCGCCCGCGTCACCGACCGGATCGAGACGCTGATCTTCGGCTCCGGCGACTACGCGGCCGACATGGGCATCCCCCAGCTGGACCTGGGCATGCTCGAGTCCGACTACCCCGGCTACCAGTGGGCGTTCGTCGTGGCGCAGATCGTGAACAACGCCCGCGCGGTCGGGTGCCAGGCGATCGACGGTCCCTACGGCGACTACGGCGACCCCAACGGGTACCGCGAGATGGCCACTCGCGCGAAGCTGCTGGGCATGGACGGCAAGTGGTGCATCCACCCGTCGCAGGTGGCGATCGCCAACGAGGTGTTCACCCCGACCCCGCGGCAGTTCGAGCACGCCCGCCGCCTCCTGGACGCGTACCGCGAAGCGATCGAGGCGGGGCGGGGGGCGGCGGCGTTCGAAGGGAAGATGATCGACGAGGCGTCGCGGAAGATGGCCGAACGGCTGGTCGCGCGGGGCCGCGCCGCCGGGATGGGCTGACCCGGCGTCTACGCTCGCCGTCATGGGACGTGAGCGCCCCGAGTGGGCCTTCCGGTTCGGGGCCCGCACGGTGATCCTGTTCGTCCGGTCGATGGGGTGGCGGCTGGACATCCACGGCATGGAGCACCTGCCGCCCACCGGCGGGGCGGTGCTCACCTTCAACCACCACAGCTACGCGGACTGGGTGATGTCCGCCTGGCCGTTGTACGTCCACCTCGGCCGGCCGGTGCGGTTCCTGGCCAAACAGGAGCTGTTCGAACGGCGCTCGGTGGGGTGGTTGCTCCGCGGCGCCGGTCAGGTGCCGGTCGCCCGGGCCAGCCGCGCCGGCCGGGCCGAGGCGTTCTCGGCGGCCGTGGAGCGCCTGCGCGGCGGCGAGGTCGTCGCGGTGGCGCCCGAGCAGACGATCTCGGAGTCGTTCGAGCTGCTGCCGTTCCGGACCGGTCCCGCCCGCATGGCCCGCGACGCCGGCGTGCCGCTGATCCCGACCGTGAACTGGGGGACACAGCGGTTCTCAACCAAGGGGCGCCGCATCCACCTGGTCCGCCGGATCCCCGTGCTGGTGCGGATCGGGGAGCCGATGCAGGTGCCAGGCGACGCGGACCTGACCGCGGTGACCGACCAGTTGCGCGCCACGATGGAGGAGATGCTCCACGACATCCAGGTGAGATACCCCGATGAGCCGACCCCTGGTGATGACTGGTGGGTCCCGGC
Coding sequences:
- a CDS encoding CoA ester lyase, whose amino-acid sequence is MINPFHSVGQRQERPARLRRSCLAVPGSDEKMLSRSAESDADHVFLDLEDAVAPDEKESARAKVIEALHTNDYRGKVVAVRVNDVTTRWAYADIVEVVGRAHGRLDCLMIPKVQDAGQLWFVEHLLNQLEAELGGTSDGGGHRDRLGLEVQIETGTGSVNMTEIARVTDRIETLIFGSGDYAADMGIPQLDLGMLESDYPGYQWAFVVAQIVNNARAVGCQAIDGPYGDYGDPNGYREMATRAKLLGMDGKWCIHPSQVAIANEVFTPTPRQFEHARRLLDAYREAIEAGRGAAAFEGKMIDEASRKMAERLVARGRAAGMG
- a CDS encoding 1-acyl-sn-glycerol-3-phosphate acyltransferase, which gives rise to MGRERPEWAFRFGARTVILFVRSMGWRLDIHGMEHLPPTGGAVLTFNHHSYADWVMSAWPLYVHLGRPVRFLAKQELFERRSVGWLLRGAGQVPVARASRAGRAEAFSAAVERLRGGEVVAVAPEQTISESFELLPFRTGPARMARDAGVPLIPTVNWGTQRFSTKGRRIHLVRRIPVLVRIGEPMQVPGDADLTAVTDQLRATMEEMLHDIQVRYPDEPTPGDDWWVPARLGGSAPPHQEVLRRHREREAQWHGNGDTD